A single genomic interval of Burkholderia cepacia ATCC 25416 harbors:
- a CDS encoding efflux transporter outer membrane subunit: MPYASLPRALRPLSAAVAVATAVLLAGCAVGPDYHRPDTSIPAAYKEAPAGWKVAQPADRTDRGPWWTVYNDPQLDALIGKLNASNQTIAQSAAAYRQARALVTEARAAYFPTVGLTASGSRARTPRTSISSGSSSGFGSGSSGSINNSYSVGLDASWEPDLWGKVSRTVSAQRAGEAAAAADLANARLSQQALLAQTYYQLRTSDALQKLLDDTVKSYQRSLTLTQNQYAQGVAARADVIQAQTQLQSAQAASIDNGVARAQYEHAIATLIGEPASTFSLPPNPLAAEPPITPVDVPSAILERRPDIAAAERRAAAANEQIGVAISAFFPTLTLSATGGVQSSVWSQLFTLPARFWTVGPQLAATLFDAGLRAAQTDAARATYDQDVAAYRLAVLTAFQDVEDNLASQRILAQEIDVQRQAVDSAEHALAIVTNQYKAGTVAYLNVLTAQTTAFTAQQKLATIAGQRMVSSVGLVKALGGGWNVAEMARENGDMAAPAPVPASGAAAPAATAPSVAAPLAQK; encoded by the coding sequence ATGCCGTACGCCTCCCTCCCGCGCGCCCTTCGCCCGCTGAGCGCCGCCGTCGCCGTCGCGACGGCCGTGCTGCTCGCCGGCTGCGCCGTCGGGCCCGACTATCACCGGCCCGACACGTCGATCCCCGCCGCATACAAGGAAGCGCCGGCCGGCTGGAAGGTCGCGCAACCCGCCGACCGCACCGATCGCGGCCCGTGGTGGACGGTCTACAACGATCCGCAGCTCGATGCGCTGATCGGCAAGCTCAACGCCTCGAACCAGACCATCGCGCAATCGGCGGCCGCTTACCGGCAGGCGCGCGCGCTCGTCACCGAGGCGCGTGCCGCGTATTTCCCGACCGTCGGGCTGACCGCGTCGGGCTCGCGCGCCCGCACGCCGCGCACGTCGATATCGTCGGGTTCGTCGTCGGGTTTCGGCAGCGGTTCGTCCGGTTCGATCAACAACAGCTACAGCGTCGGCCTCGACGCGAGCTGGGAACCCGACCTGTGGGGCAAGGTGAGCCGTACCGTCAGCGCGCAGCGCGCCGGCGAAGCGGCCGCCGCGGCCGATCTCGCGAACGCGCGGCTGTCGCAGCAGGCGCTGCTCGCGCAAACCTATTACCAGCTGCGCACGTCCGATGCGCTGCAGAAGCTGCTCGACGACACCGTGAAGTCGTACCAGCGGTCGCTGACGCTCACGCAGAACCAGTACGCGCAGGGCGTCGCCGCGCGCGCGGACGTGATCCAGGCGCAGACGCAACTGCAGAGCGCGCAGGCGGCGTCGATCGACAATGGCGTCGCACGCGCGCAGTACGAGCATGCGATCGCGACGCTGATCGGCGAACCGGCGTCGACCTTCTCGCTGCCGCCGAATCCGCTCGCGGCCGAGCCGCCGATCACGCCGGTCGACGTGCCGTCCGCGATCCTCGAGCGCCGGCCCGACATCGCGGCGGCCGAGCGCCGTGCGGCGGCCGCGAACGAGCAGATCGGCGTCGCGATCTCGGCGTTCTTCCCGACCCTCACGCTGTCGGCCACCGGCGGCGTCCAGAGCTCGGTGTGGTCGCAGCTGTTCACGCTGCCGGCCCGCTTCTGGACGGTCGGCCCGCAGCTCGCGGCCACGCTGTTCGACGCAGGGCTGCGCGCCGCGCAGACCGACGCCGCGCGTGCGACCTACGACCAGGACGTCGCCGCATACCGCCTCGCGGTGCTCACCGCATTCCAGGACGTCGAGGACAACCTCGCGTCGCAACGCATCCTCGCGCAGGAAATCGACGTGCAGCGGCAGGCCGTCGACAGCGCCGAGCACGCGCTCGCGATCGTCACGAACCAGTACAAGGCCGGCACGGTCGCCTACCTGAACGTGCTGACCGCGCAGACCACCGCGTTCACCGCGCAGCAGAAGCTCGCGACGATCGCCGGGCAGCGGATGGTGTCGTCGGTCGGGCTCGTGAAGGCGCTCGGCGGCGGGTGGAACGTCGCGGAGATGGCGCGCGAGAACGGCGACATGGCCGCGCCCGCACCCGTGCCGGCGTCCGGTGCGGCCGCGCCGGCGGCCACCGCACCGTCGGTCGCCGCGCCGCTCGCGCAGAAGTAG
- the gspF gene encoding type II secretion system inner membrane protein GspF encodes MPAFRFEAIDSAGRAQKGVIDADSARAARGQLRTQGLTPLVVEPAASATRGARSQRLAFGRKLSQREQAILTRQLASLLIAGLPLDEALGVLTEQAERDYIRELMAAIRAEVLGGHSLANALGQHPRDFPEIYRALVAAGEHTGKLGIVLSRLADYIEQSNALKQKILLAFTYPGIVTLIAFGIVTFLLSYVVPQVVNVFASTKQQLPVLTIVMMALSDFVRHWWWAILIAVVLVVWFVKATLSRDGPRLRFDRWVLTAPLAGKLVRGYNTVRFASTLGILTAAGVPILRALQAAGETLSNRAMRANIDDAIVRVREGSALSRALNNVKTFPPVLVHLIRSGEATGDVTTMLDRAAEGEARELERRTMFLTSLLEPLLILAMGGIVLVIVLAVMLPIIELNNMVQ; translated from the coding sequence ATGCCGGCATTCCGTTTCGAAGCAATCGATTCGGCGGGACGCGCGCAGAAGGGCGTCATCGACGCCGACAGCGCGCGTGCCGCGCGCGGCCAGCTGCGTACGCAGGGGCTGACGCCGCTCGTCGTCGAGCCGGCCGCCAGCGCGACGCGCGGGGCGCGGTCGCAGCGGCTCGCGTTCGGCCGCAAGCTGTCGCAGCGCGAACAGGCGATCCTGACGCGCCAGCTCGCGAGCCTGCTGATCGCGGGGCTGCCGCTCGACGAGGCGCTCGGCGTGCTGACCGAGCAGGCCGAGCGCGACTACATCCGCGAACTGATGGCCGCGATCCGCGCGGAAGTGCTCGGCGGCCATTCGCTCGCGAACGCGCTGGGCCAGCATCCGCGCGACTTCCCCGAAATCTATCGCGCGCTCGTCGCGGCCGGCGAGCACACCGGCAAGCTCGGCATCGTGCTGTCGCGCCTCGCCGACTACATCGAGCAAAGCAACGCGCTGAAGCAGAAGATCCTGCTGGCGTTCACGTATCCGGGGATCGTCACGCTGATCGCATTCGGCATCGTCACGTTCCTGCTGAGCTATGTCGTGCCCCAGGTCGTCAACGTGTTCGCGAGCACGAAGCAGCAGCTGCCCGTGCTGACGATCGTGATGATGGCGCTGTCGGATTTCGTGCGGCACTGGTGGTGGGCGATCCTCATCGCGGTCGTGCTCGTCGTGTGGTTCGTGAAGGCGACGCTGTCGCGTGACGGCCCGCGGCTGCGCTTCGACCGCTGGGTGCTGACCGCGCCGCTGGCAGGCAAGCTCGTGCGCGGCTACAACACGGTGCGGTTCGCGAGCACGCTCGGCATCCTCACCGCGGCGGGCGTGCCGATCCTGCGCGCGTTGCAGGCGGCCGGCGAGACGCTGTCGAACCGCGCGATGCGCGCGAACATCGACGACGCGATCGTGCGCGTGCGCGAAGGCTCCGCGCTGTCGCGCGCGCTGAACAACGTGAAGACGTTTCCGCCGGTGCTCGTGCACCTGATCCGTTCCGGCGAAGCGACGGGCGACGTGACGACGATGCTGGATCGCGCGGCCGAAGGCGAAGCGCGCGAGCTCGAGCGCCGCACGATGTTCCTGACGAGCCTGCTCGAGCCGCTCCTGATCCTGGCGATGGGCGGCATCGTGCTCGTGATCGTGCTGGCCGTGATGCTGCCGATCATCGAGCTGAACAACATGGTGCAGTAA
- the gspM gene encoding type II secretion system protein GspM, protein MKTEQLNQTLAQFWGERSPREKMLLGWGGAVLAVAIAYSVLWSPAQEGRARIQRELPTMRRELAQMTAQANEAKSLAAAAQGVAPTGLALKDALTASLSDHGMQGAQVQIVGNGVQIQMKNVSFPAWTQWLDDARRQFKVQVGEAHATALKDDGQVDLTAVMQPSTQK, encoded by the coding sequence ATGAAGACGGAACAACTGAACCAGACGCTGGCCCAGTTCTGGGGCGAGCGCTCGCCGCGCGAAAAAATGCTGCTCGGCTGGGGCGGCGCCGTGCTGGCGGTCGCGATCGCGTATTCGGTGCTGTGGTCGCCCGCGCAGGAAGGCCGCGCGCGGATCCAGCGCGAGCTGCCGACGATGCGCCGCGAGCTCGCGCAGATGACCGCGCAGGCGAACGAGGCGAAGTCGCTGGCGGCCGCCGCGCAAGGCGTGGCACCGACCGGCCTCGCGCTGAAGGATGCGCTGACCGCGTCGCTGTCCGATCACGGGATGCAGGGTGCGCAGGTGCAGATCGTCGGCAACGGCGTGCAGATCCAGATGAAGAACGTGTCGTTCCCGGCGTGGACGCAGTGGCTCGACGATGCGCGCCGGCAGTTCAAGGTGCAGGTCGGCGAGGCGCATGCCACTGCACTGAAGGACGACGGCCAGGTCGACCTGACGGCCGTGATGCAACCGTCTACGCAGAAATGA
- the gspG gene encoding type II secretion system major pseudopilin GspG yields the protein MQTWITRRNAAVRRQRGFTLIEIMVVVAILGILAALIVPKIMSRPDEARRIAAKQDIGTIMQALKLYRLDNGRYPTQDQGLNALIQKPSTDPIPNNWKDGGYLERLPNDPWGNGYKYLNPGVHGEIDVFSYGADGKEGGDGNDTDIGSWQ from the coding sequence ATGCAAACGTGGATCACTCGCCGCAACGCGGCCGTGCGTCGTCAGCGCGGTTTCACGCTGATCGAGATCATGGTGGTGGTCGCGATCCTCGGGATCCTGGCGGCGCTGATCGTGCCGAAGATCATGAGCCGCCCGGACGAGGCGCGCCGCATCGCCGCGAAACAGGACATCGGCACGATCATGCAGGCGCTCAAGCTGTACCGTCTCGACAACGGCCGCTACCCGACCCAGGATCAGGGCCTGAACGCACTGATCCAGAAGCCGTCCACCGATCCGATCCCGAACAACTGGAAGGACGGCGGTTATCTCGAGCGCCTGCCGAACGATCCGTGGGGCAACGGGTACAAGTACCTGAACCCGGGCGTGCACGGCGAGATCGACGTGTTCAGCTACGGCGCCGACGGCAAGGAAGGCGGCGACGGCAACGATACCGACATCGGTTCGTGGCAATAA
- a CDS encoding GspH/FimT family pseudopilin translates to MLAIRTTSRCGRDRRVRRGAASSVPAHAYGGPTKHGARRRRTRGFTLLEMLVVLVIAGLLVSLASLSLTRNPRTDLREEAQRIALLFETAGDEAQVRARPIAWQPTAHGFRFDVSSPDGWRTLRDDLLRPRDWDGGVTGADIDYPGSDTRASRVVFGTESIDTPVRVTLHSAAGSATIVGTGNGRYEVQ, encoded by the coding sequence ATGCTCGCCATTCGCACGACCTCCCGCTGCGGTCGCGACCGCCGTGTGCGTCGCGGCGCGGCTTCGTCTGTGCCGGCGCATGCCTACGGCGGGCCGACGAAGCACGGTGCGCGGCGGCGTCGCACGCGCGGCTTCACGCTGCTCGAAATGCTGGTCGTGCTCGTGATCGCGGGCCTGCTCGTGTCGCTCGCGTCGCTGTCGCTCACGCGCAATCCGCGTACCGACCTGCGCGAGGAAGCGCAGCGCATCGCGCTGCTGTTCGAGACCGCCGGCGACGAGGCGCAGGTGCGTGCACGGCCGATCGCATGGCAGCCGACCGCACACGGCTTCCGTTTCGACGTGAGCTCGCCCGACGGCTGGCGCACGCTGCGCGACGACCTGCTGCGCCCGCGTGACTGGGATGGCGGCGTCACGGGCGCCGACATCGACTATCCGGGGTCCGACACGCGCGCGAGCCGCGTCGTGTTCGGCACCGAGAGCATCGACACGCCGGTGCGCGTGACGCTGCATTCGGCCGCCGGCAGCGCGACGATCGTCGGCACCGGCAACGGCCGCTACGAGGTGCAATGA
- the gspI gene encoding type II secretion system minor pseudopilin GspI translates to MRRRLPFPVASSHRHAPTGLHARRGFTMIEVLVALAIIAVALAASIRAVGTMATNASDLHRRLLAGWSADNALAQMRLTHAWPEIGEQSFDCSQGNVQLVCTQRVSTTPNPVFRRVRISVSTPGQAGVLAQMVTVVANETSRPL, encoded by the coding sequence ATGCGTCGTCGCCTGCCCTTCCCCGTTGCTTCATCGCACCGCCATGCCCCAACGGGACTGCATGCGCGGCGCGGTTTCACGATGATCGAGGTGCTGGTCGCGCTCGCGATCATCGCGGTCGCGCTCGCCGCGTCGATCCGCGCGGTCGGGACGATGGCGACCAACGCCTCCGATCTTCATCGCCGGCTGCTCGCCGGCTGGAGCGCCGACAACGCGCTCGCGCAGATGCGGCTCACGCATGCGTGGCCGGAGATCGGCGAGCAGAGTTTCGACTGCTCGCAAGGCAACGTGCAGCTCGTCTGCACGCAGCGCGTGAGCACCACGCCCAACCCGGTGTTCCGGCGCGTCCGGATTTCGGTGAGCACGCCCGGGCAGGCCGGCGTGCTCGCGCAGATGGTGACGGTGGTCGCGAATGAAACCAGCCGTCCGCTCTGA
- the gspL gene encoding type II secretion system protein GspL has protein sequence MSTLIVSLPPREPAVPLQEWQWPELPFTLVDKAGHVQRAGRAALALLPRANATVLIVAARDVLLLAATVPPLKGPKLRQALPNIVEDQLIQDPLGCHIALDPDALPDGRRVLAVVDRAWFRTICEAFTAAGHRHLSAVPATRCLPAPHAPAAPADGEVDVAAVAADAVDTPPARPATVAAVLGLAAPVEPVLVEAGALPAAAGAPRLELAVARGALGEGFAAPASRAAGTLAALAGGGDVELYELGEPGAEPRLASVGRADGPLLPGAAPLSFDAFARRALTEKFDLCQFEFESQPWRFDRATVKRLRVPLALAAATLGVAVIGMNLHWWKLSRERDALSAQITETLLSAFPKTTTVLDPPAQMQRQLDQLRVAAGELSPNDFLALSSGLSRSMGALPLNGIASLDYHDRRLDVGFKPEIKVDPDFTQRLARNGLSGEVDSNTGKWTIRSRS, from the coding sequence GTGAGCACGTTGATTGTTTCTTTGCCGCCGCGCGAGCCTGCCGTGCCGTTGCAGGAATGGCAGTGGCCCGAGCTGCCGTTCACGCTCGTCGACAAGGCCGGCCACGTGCAGCGCGCCGGCCGCGCCGCGCTGGCGCTGCTGCCGCGCGCGAATGCGACGGTGCTGATCGTCGCCGCGCGCGACGTGCTGCTGCTGGCCGCGACCGTGCCGCCGCTCAAGGGTCCGAAGCTGCGCCAGGCGCTGCCCAACATCGTCGAGGATCAGCTGATCCAGGATCCGCTCGGCTGTCACATCGCGCTCGATCCGGATGCGCTGCCCGACGGGCGCCGCGTGCTGGCCGTCGTCGATCGCGCGTGGTTCCGCACGATCTGCGAAGCGTTCACGGCGGCCGGCCACCGGCACCTGAGCGCGGTGCCCGCGACACGCTGCCTGCCGGCGCCGCACGCACCGGCCGCGCCGGCCGACGGCGAGGTCGACGTTGCGGCGGTTGCCGCGGACGCCGTCGACACGCCGCCGGCCCGCCCGGCGACGGTGGCCGCGGTGCTCGGCCTCGCGGCGCCGGTCGAACCGGTGCTCGTCGAGGCCGGCGCGCTGCCGGCCGCGGCCGGTGCGCCGCGCCTCGAACTCGCGGTCGCGCGCGGTGCGCTCGGCGAAGGCTTCGCGGCGCCCGCGTCGCGCGCGGCCGGCACGCTGGCCGCGCTCGCGGGCGGCGGCGACGTCGAACTGTACGAACTCGGCGAGCCGGGCGCGGAGCCGCGGCTCGCGTCGGTCGGCCGCGCCGACGGCCCGCTGCTGCCGGGTGCCGCGCCGCTGTCGTTCGACGCGTTCGCGCGGCGCGCGCTGACCGAGAAGTTCGACCTGTGCCAGTTCGAATTCGAATCGCAGCCGTGGCGCTTCGACCGCGCGACGGTGAAGCGCCTGCGCGTGCCGCTCGCACTCGCCGCGGCGACGCTCGGCGTGGCGGTGATCGGGATGAATCTGCACTGGTGGAAGCTGTCGCGCGAGCGCGATGCGCTGTCGGCACAGATCACCGAAACGCTGCTGTCCGCATTCCCGAAGACGACGACGGTGCTCGATCCGCCCGCGCAGATGCAGCGCCAGCTCGACCAGTTGCGCGTGGCGGCCGGCGAGCTGTCGCCGAACGATTTCCTCGCGCTGTCGAGCGGGCTGTCGCGATCGATGGGTGCGCTGCCGCTGAACGGCATCGCGTCGCTCGACTATCACGACCGGCGGCTCGACGTCGGCTTCAAGCCGGAGATCAAGGTCGATCCCGATTTCACGCAGCGCCTCGCGCGTAACGGACTGTCCGGCGAAGTCGACAGCAACACGGGCAAATGGACGATCCGGAGCCGCTCATGA
- a CDS encoding PulJ/GspJ family protein has protein sequence MKPAVRSDAPMRRPFARPARGFTLIELMIAIAILAVVAILAWRGLDQIMRGRDKVAAAMEDERVFAQMFDQMRIDARLAATDDEAGQPAIGVAGNTLQIVRELEVPGVAPRLQVVRYRIAGGRVVRYASPPIDDANRLRGMLKDSSVEGWSWVALMGGVGAIDAKLYVPRVGWTTNLQTADDALAQNNDALKVPQLGNAPPTRAVTGLQVSIGATSLRVPVTRIFLVGE, from the coding sequence ATGAAACCAGCCGTCCGCTCTGACGCGCCGATGCGACGCCCGTTCGCCCGCCCCGCCCGCGGCTTCACGCTGATCGAGCTGATGATCGCGATCGCGATCCTCGCGGTGGTCGCGATCCTCGCGTGGCGCGGGCTCGACCAGATCATGCGCGGTCGCGACAAGGTCGCGGCCGCGATGGAAGACGAACGCGTGTTCGCGCAGATGTTCGACCAGATGCGCATCGACGCGCGGCTCGCCGCGACCGACGACGAAGCCGGCCAGCCGGCGATCGGCGTCGCCGGCAACACGCTGCAGATCGTCCGCGAACTCGAGGTGCCGGGCGTCGCGCCGCGGCTGCAGGTGGTCCGCTACCGGATCGCCGGCGGGCGGGTCGTGCGCTACGCGTCGCCGCCGATCGACGACGCGAACCGGCTGCGCGGCATGCTGAAGGACAGCAGCGTCGAAGGCTGGAGCTGGGTCGCGCTGATGGGCGGCGTCGGCGCGATCGACGCGAAGCTGTACGTGCCGCGCGTGGGCTGGACCACCAACCTGCAGACGGCCGACGACGCGCTCGCGCAGAACAACGATGCGCTCAAGGTGCCGCAGCTCGGCAACGCGCCGCCGACGCGCGCGGTGACGGGGCTGCAGGTCAGCATCGGTGCGACGTCGCTGCGCGTGCCGGTCACGCGCATCTTCCTCGTCGGGGAATGA
- the gspK gene encoding type II secretion system minor pseudopilin GspK: protein MRARPPRSLPAARAAGHARARGRQRGAAIITALLVVALSAILVSGMLWRQQVQIRRIENQREIAQAQWVARGALDWTRMILRSEGDTAPGITYLGGIWGVPIAKTKLSDFLGRIGAPNDAGGEDTYISGSIEDAQAKFNLRNLVASPAPGVLQLNVTQVQAFQRLLTTLGYDGAFAKRVALQVRAGLLNSATRFQMPTLPGGGTAPPVTAPVATDQQGGGGFTDDPGMTGGDRGPAPLMMTGVDSLLDVDGVTPEMVARLRPFVTVLPTTTPVNMNTAPAEVIAALIPGMSVSSAQALVSRRETVFFRNVADVQLALRGAGAPPNVTLDSSLVDVNSSYFIVHGRIQHERAEVDRTSLVYRDPTTHSTRVVRIRDQL from the coding sequence ATGCGCGCGCGCCCTCCCCGTTCATTGCCTGCCGCCCGTGCTGCCGGTCACGCACGGGCACGCGGCCGCCAGCGCGGCGCGGCGATCATCACCGCGCTGCTCGTCGTCGCGCTGTCGGCGATCCTCGTCTCGGGGATGCTGTGGCGCCAGCAGGTGCAGATCCGCCGCATCGAGAACCAGCGCGAGATCGCGCAGGCGCAGTGGGTCGCGCGCGGCGCGCTCGACTGGACGCGGATGATCCTGCGCTCCGAAGGCGATACGGCGCCCGGCATCACGTACCTCGGCGGCATCTGGGGCGTGCCGATCGCGAAGACGAAACTGTCGGACTTCCTCGGGCGGATCGGCGCGCCCAACGACGCCGGCGGCGAAGACACCTATATCTCCGGCTCGATCGAGGACGCCCAGGCGAAGTTCAACCTGCGCAACCTCGTGGCGTCGCCGGCGCCCGGCGTGCTGCAGTTGAACGTCACGCAGGTCCAGGCGTTCCAGCGCCTGCTGACGACGCTCGGCTACGACGGCGCGTTCGCGAAACGCGTCGCGCTGCAAGTGCGCGCGGGCCTGCTGAATTCGGCGACGCGTTTTCAGATGCCCACGCTGCCGGGCGGCGGCACGGCGCCGCCGGTCACCGCGCCGGTGGCGACCGATCAGCAGGGCGGCGGCGGCTTCACCGACGATCCCGGCATGACGGGCGGCGATCGCGGGCCCGCGCCGCTGATGATGACGGGGGTCGACAGCCTGCTCGACGTCGACGGCGTGACGCCCGAGATGGTCGCGCGGCTGCGCCCGTTCGTCACCGTGCTGCCGACCACGACGCCCGTGAACATGAACACCGCGCCGGCCGAGGTGATCGCGGCGCTGATCCCGGGGATGAGCGTGTCGTCCGCGCAGGCGCTCGTGTCGCGCCGCGAGACCGTGTTTTTCCGCAACGTCGCCGATGTGCAGCTCGCGCTGCGCGGCGCCGGTGCGCCGCCGAACGTGACGCTCGACTCGAGTCTCGTCGACGTCAATTCGAGCTATTTCATCGTGCATGGCCGGATCCAGCACGAACGCGCGGAGGTCGATCGCACCTCGCTCGTGTATCGTGATCCGACCACGCATTCGACACGGGTCGTGCGCATTCGCGACCAGCTATAA
- a CDS encoding type II secretion system protein N, whose translation MRPGMKRLATALPWVLAGGLATAVTLVALAPAAWIAPQFARATGGHVNLVDPDGSLWHGSGTLMLAPGADQSAATLLPGRVEWTTGFWPLLTGRVQMRMRQTEAMPDAVTLDATWRGAVLSAGTMAVPASLLAGLGTPFNTLDLQGDVRLGWSDWRLIGNNAFGQLTVTIDSMSSRISRVKPLGSYRAVLQAKGAGADLDLSTTQGPLFLDGHGNFGPGQGSFRGTAHSAPEQQANLAGLLNLLGHPIGNNEVSLIFGDAQR comes from the coding sequence ATGAGGCCGGGGATGAAGCGGCTCGCCACCGCATTGCCGTGGGTACTGGCGGGCGGACTGGCGACAGCGGTGACGCTCGTCGCGCTCGCGCCGGCCGCGTGGATCGCGCCGCAGTTCGCGCGCGCGACCGGCGGGCACGTGAATCTCGTCGATCCGGACGGGTCGCTGTGGCACGGTTCGGGCACGCTGATGCTCGCGCCGGGGGCCGACCAGAGCGCGGCGACGCTGCTGCCGGGCCGGGTCGAGTGGACCACGGGCTTCTGGCCGCTCCTGACCGGGCGCGTGCAGATGCGCATGCGGCAGACCGAGGCGATGCCGGATGCGGTTACGCTCGATGCGACGTGGCGCGGCGCGGTGTTGTCGGCGGGCACGATGGCCGTGCCGGCGTCGCTGCTCGCGGGGCTCGGCACGCCGTTCAACACGCTCGACCTGCAAGGCGACGTGCGGCTCGGCTGGAGCGACTGGCGCCTGATCGGCAACAACGCGTTCGGCCAGCTGACGGTGACGATCGACTCGATGAGTTCGCGCATCTCGCGCGTGAAGCCGCTCGGTTCGTACCGCGCGGTGCTGCAGGCGAAGGGGGCCGGCGCCGATCTCGACCTGTCGACGACGCAGGGCCCGCTGTTTCTCGACGGCCACGGCAACTTCGGCCCCGGCCAGGGATCGTTCCGCGGCACCGCGCATTCGGCGCCCGAGCAGCAGGCGAACCTCGCCGGGCTCCTGAACCTGCTCGGCCACCCGATCGGGAACAACGAGGTTTCGCTGATCTTCGGCGACGCGCAGCGCTGA
- a CDS encoding type II secretion system protein N → MNALSIRILSLALFAGLCATATYWVVTLSAREAPLPAAAARLPIRTEDAAALFGGQLDKNPVQDIHLFGILSLDRGAAAIVGVGGEPPRAVSLGAEVTPGAKLAEVRPRSIVVDRNGARAEIQLPANTPSPAIYMR, encoded by the coding sequence ATGAACGCGCTCTCGATCCGGATCCTCTCCCTAGCCCTCTTCGCGGGTTTGTGCGCGACGGCCACCTACTGGGTCGTCACGCTGTCAGCCCGTGAAGCGCCGCTGCCCGCCGCCGCCGCGCGGCTGCCGATCCGTACCGAGGACGCCGCGGCGCTCTTCGGCGGTCAGCTCGACAAGAATCCCGTGCAGGACATCCACCTGTTCGGCATCCTCTCGCTCGATCGCGGTGCCGCCGCGATCGTCGGCGTCGGCGGCGAACCGCCGCGCGCCGTGTCGCTCGGTGCGGAGGTCACGCCCGGCGCGAAGCTCGCCGAAGTCCGCCCCCGCTCGATCGTCGTCGACCGCAACGGCGCCCGCGCCGAAATCCAGCTGCCGGCGAACACGCCGTCCCCCGCGATCTACATGCGCTGA